The Anopheles stephensi strain Indian unplaced genomic scaffold, UCI_ANSTEP_V1.0 ucontig313, whole genome shotgun sequence genome segment CGAGATATTTGTAAACTGTAACTTTTTCTATTCGCTGGTTTTCTTATTTGTATAGTGATGTTTTGGGGTTTCTTGCTGAAGatcataaattttgttttgtctatgTTAATTGGAAGCTTTAGTCCCTGGATTGTATTTGAAAAACTATTGATCGCTGTTTGCATCTTATATTCCAGTTCTGTggctgttttccctttttgaatgATTACGAAATCGTCCGCAtactgtaaaacttttccGTCGCTATTGTTGAGTGTTTCGTGGATTTTTTTGGTGTAGATGTTAAATAAGGTGGGTGAGAGGACATCCCCTTGTGGTAAACCGTCTGACACTaatttttttagcttttctccttctgattttatttctatcgtTCTGTTGTTTAAGAAACTTCCTACCCATCTAATGATTTCTATCGGAATCTggttttgctccaaaatttGTATGAGCGAGTCTGTGTGTACGTTGTTGTACGCGCTTTTTAAATCTATAAACATTATTCCAGTTAaccagttttttcttttgttggatGTAATTTCATTCACTAAATAGTTGACGCATTGGTTTgtggtacagttttttttgaaGCCAAAAGAAGTTGTTGGtataatgttgttgttgtgacaGTGTCTGTTGAGGTCTTCTAACACTGCTGAATTTATGATTTTAGTGATAGCCGGAATCATAGCTATGGGCCTATAGTTTTTAGCGTTGTTTCTATCAGCCCCTGGTTTGGGGATCGCCACTATTTCTATGTGTTTGTattgcttttttaaatttcctttttcccacatGTTATTTATCTCCTTTACTATTTTACTGACCGATGgtctatttatatttttcagaatttcGTAGGAGATTTTGTCAGGCCCTGGggctgtatttttctttttttttagaatgttaTGCCATCTTTCTTCGTCCATGATATTGTTTAATGGCCTAGCATATTGAtaaggttttttgttccctttcttatttttttgaaaattttcttctaaaaatgtttttgctgcctctttgttgttgtggatgagattttcatcttttgtgtttgtttttttgccttcgatTTTTCCTATAAATCTCCATAATTCTGTGGTGTTAGTGTAATTGTTTATCTCGCTAAGTTTCTCTTCATATTTTtggattttgtgttttcttttaattagtCTGAATTTAGCTAGATTTTTCttgaattcaatttcgttctctattgttttgtttctattgaaaatttgtctacttttgttttttacctTCCAAGCTTTTTCCGTTTCTCTATTCCACCAGATTTTTAGTGGTTTTTTTGATTTAGAGGTGTTTCCTTTTACTAGTGTGTCTATTTTctggaaaatttgtttcactGAGGTGTGTTCCTctatttccatttgttttaattcatggtaaagttttttcctgtttgttaTTAGTCGGGCTTGTTTGTGATTGATTGTTTCTATAGTTGTGATAATTGTTTTGTGATTGGTGGCTCCCATGTGGTGATCTAGTACTACCCTTGTGCATTTATCGGTTATGTTTTCTGTTACGAATGTTAAGTCTATTGctgtatttcttttgtttaagtCTGTGGGGATGTATGTAGGTTCTTTGTTGTGCAAAATTGTTAGTTGAGTATTGTCTATTTCGTTAATTATAAACGTACCTTAATTGTCGCTCCAAGGGTTTCCCCATGAGGTGTGATGCGAGTTGAGGTCTGCGGCTATTAGGCATTTCCTGTTGTTTGTATTGTGTATTATTTGCGTAATGGTGTCTTTGAAGTCTTGAATCGGGGTCCTAGGGGCTGCATAGatgcaaattattttgaatttatcctgtATGAGTTCAATTTCTGTGATTTGTATGTTTTCGTTACTAAGTCTATTGATTGTtctaaattttttgtttttttggaggtAAATTGCAGTGCCTCCATAGCCGTCCGATCTATTGCTGTTTATGCGGTTGTAGTTGTGGATTTTGGATTTATGTAGATTATTGTCGTCTAACCAAGTTTCACAGATGCAAGCTGCTGTGATGTCTTGTGCGAGTAGAATTCTTTCTAACTCGTCTTTGTTTTTAATGAGGCtggttatgtttgtttgtagtaTTTTTAATGTGGATGTCATaatattgaacaaatttatcttttctcttttttttatatgttaacaaaaacctatacaacaaaaaacctgttTGGCAGTTTATAGTATgctacgttcgttcgttttggtgctttttttgtgtggctttttAAAATCATGCTGGGAGACCCCTGCTTTTTCCTCGTCTGTGTCTGGATAGGAGCTGTCGGACATTGCTCTTTTGTTAAGTGTCATAGTGTTCGAGACACTTTTACCGTAGTCTATGCGTTCCAGTGCTTTGCTGCAGCCTGGTTCGtcaatggatttttttctagtAATTGTACCCACTTGGGTGGGGACACTTTTTGTGGTTACCACTTTTTCTGTTGAGCCCTCTTTGGCCGTAGTGTGGTTGCCCTGTACTATTGCCGAGTATAGGCGCTGGTTGACACCTGATGCCTTTTGGCTgttatttttcctgttttgtgtGCAGGAAACACCGTAATGGACCATTTGATCGCAGTACATGCAGGTTTGTTCCTGCCCGCGGTATGTGATCCTACCCCGCTCACCCTTTATGGTGATGTATGATGGAATGGGCCTGTTAATTAACATTTTCACCGCTCTGTTGCCGTTTCTTACGCCTGGGAAAGGCGTAGGCTCCTCCCAGAGGAGGTCCTTTGCCCCCTTCACCTCTCCGAAGGCCTCCAAAGCTGATATAATATCCGCGTTAGTCACCTTGGCGGATACCTCCTGTATGGTTACGACTTTGGTGTCGTCCTCCATTGTGATTGGGATCGCGTGATCCCGACCGTTACACGTGATGGTGTGCTTTCTATCATGCACCTCCACTATTAAGAGAGCATCGCCCTCCTCTTTCATCTCCACCACCACAGATGTGGAAAGGTTCAGGAATTGTACCATTTCCAGCTTTTCCGGTTTTAGGCTTAGCTTGTCCGTAAGGAAGCTAAAAATTTCCGTGCGTGTGGGCTTTCTTGGGATTTGCGAGAAATCCACCTTAAAGGTTCTGTCGCTAACCgaca includes the following:
- the LOC118516543 gene encoding uncharacterized protein LOC118516543, encoding MSVSDRTFKVDFSQIPRKPTRTEIFSFLTDKLSLKPEKLEMVQFLNLSTSVVVEMKEEGDALLIVEVHDRKHTITCNGRDHAIPITMEDDTKVVTIQEVSAKVTNADIISALEAFGEVKGAKDLLWEEPTPFPGVRNGNRAVKMLINRPIPSYITIKGERGRITYRGQEQTCMYCDQMVHYGVSCTQNRKNNSQKASGVNQRLYSAIVQGNHTTAKEGSTEKVVTTKSVPTQVGTITRKKSIDEPGCSKALERIDYGKSVSNTMTLNKRAMSDSSYPDTDEEKAGVSQHDFKKPHKKSTKTNERSIL